GTTGGCTGCTGCCATGGCGGAGCCGTTCGAGTTCGACGAGGAGGACAACGGGATCGACCTGGAGTCCTTCGACGGGTTCCTGACGGCGGAGGAGACCACCGAGTGGTTCCGGGCCTGGACGGGGAACGCGGCGGTGACGGGGAGTCAGTTCCGGGTCTTCGCGCAGGACGGGACGGGTGGGTACGCGGCGTTCTGGCTGGTGCGGGACGGGCGGGAGCTGGCGGACCAGCCGGTGGTGTTCCTCGGGTCCGAGGGCGAGACCGGGGTGGTGGCGCGGGATCTCGCCGATTTCCTCTGGCTGCTGGCGGGCGGACTGGGCCCGGGCGAGGCGGCCGACGAGTACCGCCGCTCCCCCGACCTGCCGGCGGACGGGACCCGCACGGCCGTCGCGGAGCGCTTCGCGCCCGAACGCCGCCGTCCGCCGCTGGAGATCGTCGAGTCGGCGGGCGCGGAGTTCCCCGGCTTCGAGGCGTTCGTCATGGAGCTGTGCGAGTAGCGGGACCCGTGCGGCGGGCGGACCTCCAGGGGCGCCGCTTGACCTTGCCACTGGCGGCAGGGTTGGACGATCGCGGTATGGACACCAGCAGCGCACCGCACAGCAGCAGGACCGTCGTCGTCACCGGGGCCGGCACCGGGATCGGCCGGGCCACCGCCCGGGCCTTCGCGGCCGAGGGTGCCCACGTGCTGGCCGTCGGCCGGCGGGCCGACCCGCTCCACGAGACCGCGGCCGGCCACGAGCGGATCGCCCCGCTGGTCGCGGACGTCACCGGCGCGGGGGAGCCCGAGCGGATCGTCCGCACCGCTCGGGAGCGGCACGGCCGGTTGGACGTGCTGGTCAACAACGCCGCCATCGTGCGCAGCGGTGCGCTCGGCGTCCTCACGCCCGAGACGATCGTTCCGCAGATCGCCACCAATCTGATCGCACCCGTCCTGCTGGCCCAGGCCGCGCTGCCGCTGCTTGAGGCGACCGGCGGGGTGATCGTCAATGTGAGCACCTCGGTGGGGCAGCGGGCCTGGCCCGGCAGCTCGGTCTACGCGGCGACCAAGACCGCGCTGGAGCTGCTGACCCGCAGCTGGGCGGTCGAGCTGGCGCCCCGCGGCATCCGCGTGGTCGCCGTGGCACCCGGCGCCGTCGACACCCCGATCGGCGAGCACCAGGGCCTGACGCCGGAACGGCGGGCCGCAGTACGGGAATGGCAGCTGGCCCACACCCCGCTGGGTCGGATCGGCCGGCCCGAGGAGGTCGCCTGGGCCATCACCGAACTCGCCTCACCGGCTGCGTCGTTCGTCACCGGGATCGTGCTCCCGGTCGACGGCGGGGCGGTCGTGGCGTGATAGGAGTGGCCTCGGAGGTGGGACGGGTGAGGATCGGCGAACTGGCCGCGGCGACCGGCGCGAGCCCGCGCGCGCTGCGGCACTACGAACAGGCCGGACTGATCCGCTCCGAGCGGGCCGCCAACGGCTACCGCGGGTACGACGCACGGACGGTGGTGCGGGTCCGCAATATCCGCCACCTGCTGGCCGCCGGGCTCACCCTCGACGACGTGCAGGTGTTCCTGCCCTGTCTGGACGGCGATGTCGCTGCCGCACCGCCCTCGGACAGGGGCCTGCGGGTCGCCCTGGACCGGCTGGCTGTCCTCAACGAGCGGATCGCTGCCCAGACCGAGGTCCGCGACCGGCTGGAGGCCGCACTCCGGCACCGGTCCGCGACCGACCGGCGGCCGTGACTCCGGATCGCGTCCCGGCCGGCTACGGGTGGCCGATCCCGGGTGCGGCCTCGATCAGGTCCGCGCGCGTGGTCACCGCGCGGTAGCGCGCCGCAGGCAAGTGGGCCACGCGATCGCACCGGTGTCGGGGCCGCTCATGCGGACTGCCGCTCGATCAGCGTCGGTTCGAAGAGGACGGTGGTGGCGGCCCGGCCGG
The DNA window shown above is from Streptomyces sp. TLI_171 and carries:
- a CDS encoding MerR family transcriptional regulator, with the protein product MRIGELAAATGASPRALRHYEQAGLIRSERAANGYRGYDARTVVRVRNIRHLLAAGLTLDDVQVFLPCLDGDVAAAPPSDRGLRVALDRLAVLNERIAAQTEVRDRLEAALRHRSATDRRP
- a CDS encoding SMI1/KNR4 family protein → MAEPFEFDEEDNGIDLESFDGFLTAEETTEWFRAWTGNAAVTGSQFRVFAQDGTGGYAAFWLVRDGRELADQPVVFLGSEGETGVVARDLADFLWLLAGGLGPGEAADEYRRSPDLPADGTRTAVAERFAPERRRPPLEIVESAGAEFPGFEAFVMELCE
- a CDS encoding SDR family NAD(P)-dependent oxidoreductase; translated protein: MDTSSAPHSSRTVVVTGAGTGIGRATARAFAAEGAHVLAVGRRADPLHETAAGHERIAPLVADVTGAGEPERIVRTARERHGRLDVLVNNAAIVRSGALGVLTPETIVPQIATNLIAPVLLAQAALPLLEATGGVIVNVSTSVGQRAWPGSSVYAATKTALELLTRSWAVELAPRGIRVVAVAPGAVDTPIGEHQGLTPERRAAVREWQLAHTPLGRIGRPEEVAWAITELASPAASFVTGIVLPVDGGAVVA